From a single Cotesia glomerata isolate CgM1 linkage group LG6, MPM_Cglom_v2.3, whole genome shotgun sequence genomic region:
- the LOC123267226 gene encoding alpha-latroinsectotoxin-Lt1a-like, with translation MANIREEIKDFKIFRGLSYKQVRDKIMSKKLSVNTVVKIYQKDRIKMPHLKFLPETENDFFEYTILHLAIYVDDDNFVDFLLENNADTKLGTENLAPVILSVIGLNRLKYVKKLVAAGADVNQIICVEHTYEIDIDRFKDEYYPRLIYKEYTPLEFAVQLDAYEIAEFLISQGADVHVRIGNDEENSDSPIGIASLANNVKMLKLLIKHGADINAGDDNGLTPLMKATIENDNLASRRFLLSQPFIKINSLTNDKESCLYFPGVYFIDAGADDLESSLEDLLDAGCDINIVSDHGELPIDTYGDKKTCCEVMKKHIVKRMAAGFYVCDRNKEVVSGSELRKFRVECDTEVEVMKNTHGIMAGFSLFDILHRSYHKLALRFKHGDEDKFDDKMAAKFPLYAGMIKYRLEKAGQRRKLFNQVENILYEIFSRYLPATFIHEMFFYFSNFELSKLVEIN, from the coding sequence atGGCTAATATcagagaagaaataaaagacTTTAAAATCTTCCGTGGCTTGAGCTACAAACAAGTTCGTGACAAAATAATGTCAAAGAAGTTATCTGTCAACACAGtggtaaaaatttatcagaaaGATCGAATTAAAATGCctcatttaaaattcttacCGGAAACCGAAAATGATTTCTTCGAATATACTATTCTTCACCTGGCAATTTATGTAGACGACGATAATTTTGTTGACTTCCTCCTGGAGAACAATGCCGACACAAAGCTCGGGACAGAAAATTTAGCACCAGTGATTTTATCGGTGATAGGTTTGAACCGCTTAAAGTACGTGAAGAAATTAGTAGCAGCTGGTGCTGATGTCAATCAGATTATCTGTGTAGAACACACATATGAGATAGATATTGATAGGTTTAAAGATGAATATTATCCACGACTTATTTACAAAGAGTATACACCTCTGGAATTTGCTGTCCAGCTGGATGCATATGAGATCGCTGAATTTCTCATCAGCCAGGGCGCTGATGTTCACGTAAGAATTGGCAATGACGAAGAGAATAGCGACTCGCCAATAGGTATCGCTTCTTTAGCGAATAACgtaaaaatgttgaaattgCTGATAAAACATGGCGCTGATATTAATGCTGGAGACGACAATGGTTTGACTCCTCTGATGAAAGCAACTATTGAAAACGATAACTTAGCAAGTCGCAGGTTCTTGCTAAGTCaaccatttataaaaataaattctcttACTAATGACAAGGAATCTTGTCTGTATTTTCCAGGAGTTTATTTCATAGACGCTGGCGCTGATGACCTTGAGTCTAGTCTTGAAGATCTTCTGGATGCAGGTTGTGATATCAATATTGTGAGCGATCATGGCGAATTACCAATTGATACCTATGGAGACAAGAAAACGTGCTGTGAGGTTATGAAGAAGCACATTGTTAAGCGGATGGCGGCTGGCTTTTACGTCTGCGACAGGAATAAAGAAGTTGTTTCAGGAAGTgaattgagaaaatttagaGTTGAATGTGATACAGAAGTTGAAGTCATGAAGAATACTCACGGAATAATGGCTGGATTTTCCTTGTTTGATATACTGCACAGATCTTATCACAAACTGGCGCTGAGATTCAAACATGGAGATGAAGATAAGTTTGACGACAAAATGGCAGCAAAGTTTCCTCTTTACGCAGGAATGATTAAGTATCGCTTGGAAAAAGCTGGTCAACGAAGAAAATTGTTCAATCAAGTTGAAAATATtctctatgaaattttttctagataTCTTCCTGCTacttttattcatgaaatgtttttttattttagtaactTTGAATTGAGTAAATTGGTGGAAATTAATTAA